One genomic window of Phoenix dactylifera cultivar Barhee BC4 chromosome 6, palm_55x_up_171113_PBpolish2nd_filt_p, whole genome shotgun sequence includes the following:
- the LOC120111106 gene encoding uncharacterized protein LOC120111106: MERPPELEAGLQILPQHEILEENKATQEEAGKFPQDELVTKSTGPSLEYEDISGGETDGHALLNGSVCRDKDVLENPSPSECFKFSLCDDEPLPKNSHQLKEFSEGSISDDDNLIEIEIPHGNYVVTEESNSQLKPELRGGFLLDFLPETVCRQHGLMELLSEINEEDNLIEIDIARGSIKCSRVGIKA, translated from the coding sequence ATGGAGAGGCCACCAGAACTAGAGGCTGGTCTGCAGATTCTGCCCCAACATGAGATTCTTGAGGAAAATAAGGCAACCCAAGAAGAAGCAGGCAAGTTTCCACAAGACGAATTGGTCACCAAGTCAACAGGCCCATCATTGGAATATGAAGACATAAGTGGAGGTGAGACTGATGGTCATGCATTGTTAAATGGTTCAGTTTGCAGGGACAAAGATGTGTTGGAAAATCCAAGTCCATCAGAATGCTTCAAATTTTCACTCTGCGATGATGAGCCTTTGCCAAAGAATTCGCATCAATTGAAGGAATTCTCTGAAGGTTCGATATCGGATGATGACAACCTCATTGAGATTGAGATTCCCCACGGGAATTATGTAGTTACAGAGGAGTCAAATTCACAGTTAAAGCCAGAGCTGAGAGGAGGTTTCCTACTGGACTTCTTACCAGAAACAGTGTGCAGGCAACATGGGCTAATGGAGCTATTATCAGAGATTAATGAGGaagacaatttaattgagatcGACATCGCTAGGGGCTCCATCAAATGTTCAAGGGTAGGAATTAAGGCATGA